A region from the Rhizoctonia solani chromosome 13, complete sequence genome encodes:
- a CDS encoding cytochrome P450 family protein, producing MSLISNPECAILFGSCVYNGTYDARELLAEPRVPTGLQTWAATMNVCAQFSYLAFDIIGDLALGSPFGLIQAQTDSSPSIESTDASGEPVRGTMRVPVIETIAGAAFTGMSVGIFPSWAHRLLRLLPWNISGTNNRINLLKLATASVEARIKRGSRKDSESGGCGIDLVAKLLEAKNDDGSPLSANELYAEAHTELLMLPLGNYPEVQRELQAELDLHVPYDSSEETSGKAPPNDAVVYYEMIKNLPYLDACIKEALRIHSTVGTGMPRTVHPGRRSTVAGQTFEAGSVISVPSYTTNRSSVWGNDASDFRPGRWLEDGAGSEQILRAVLNRTKSRIGRNLAYMD from the exons ATGTCCTTGATTTCCAACCCCGAGTGCGCAATCTTATTTGGCAGCTGTGTGTACAATGGGACCTACGATGCGAGGGAGCTGCTCGCGGAACCTCGGGTCCCAACTGGGTTGCAAACATGGGCAGCAACAATGAATGTTTGCGCTC AGTTCTCCTATCTTGCGTTCGATATTATTGGCGATCTCGCGCTAGGATCTCCATTCGGGCTTATTCAGGCTCAAACAGATTCTTCACCATCTATCGAGTCTACCGATGCATCTGGAGAACCCGTGCGCGGGACAATGCGAGTTCCAGTAATTGAAACGATAGCTGGCGCAGCATTCACTGGCATGTCAGTAGGCATATTCCCTTCGTGGGCACATAGGCTCCTTCGATTACTCCCGTGGAACATTTCAGGGACCAATAATAGGATAAATCTCTTAAAACTAGCCACGGCTTCGGTGGAGGCAAGAATCAAACGAGGTTCTAGAAAAGACTCAGAGTCTGGAGGGTGCGGTATCGACCTGGTCGCCAAACTCCTTGAAGCAAAGAATGATGACGGTAGTCCCTTGTCTGCTAATGAGTTGTATGCGGAGGCT CACACTGAGCTCCTTATGCTACCACTTGGCAATTATCCGGAGGTCCAGCGAGAATTACAAGCTGAACTCGATCTCCATGTCCCATATGACTCATCCGAAGAAACTAGTGGCAAAGCGCCGCCAAACGATGCGGTAGTTTACTATGAGATGATAAAGAACCTACCTTACTTGGATGCCTGTATTAAAGAGGCATTGCGAATCCATTCGACGGTCGGCACAGGCATGCCTCGGACTGTCCATCCGGGAAGACGATCCACCGTTGCTGGCCAGACGTTCGAGGCAGGGAGCGTAATTAGTGTCCCCTCATACACAACCAATCGATCAAGCGTCTGGGGGAATGACGCTAGTGATTTTCGGCCTGGACGTTGGCTGGAAGACGGTGCTGGCTCTGAACAAATACTTCGTGCCGTTCTCAATAGGACCAAG AGCCGTATCGGCCGGAACCTGGCGTATATGGACTGA
- a CDS encoding spherulin-1A protein yields MRMSLALALALSTGVLGAPAPAADTKPSATKDSSTTIFSSKSAGPSPTTDSLYPSPTVPYASEDLNESYLDKFQNELPEPIRGSRGANILGPQNVELDRQNPDILAPPTTDSGSVENVKWPFSLSHNRIQDGGWARQQNVHSMPIATTIAGVNMRLKAGTMRLGIPYPQGSLEPELQGQCLSFDHIPDRELYMIPLRYRRVLPKKKGSTPRSSGWNSQVVDSRTFKVSKTIALAEVTVEVGGMRELHWHPTQPECEGNARITVFAAEGNARTFNYQPGDIGYVPPSFGHYVENIGNTTLKLLEIFNSDKYEDISLNQWLALTPPDMVKAHLQLSDDTISKLQK; encoded by the exons ATGCGTATGTCCCTTGCTCTAGCTCTAGCTCTTTCCACGGGTGTTCTTGGTGCCCCGGCCCCGGCTGCAGATACGAAACCATCGGCCACAAAGGATTCATCCACTACTATATTCTCGTCCAAGTCTGCAGGACCTTCACCGACGACCGACTCATTGTATCCTAGCCCAACAGTCCCATACGCTTCGGAAGATCTGAACGAGTCATACCTTGATAAATTTCAGAACGAATTACCAGAGCCCATTCGCGGATCGAGAGGCGCAAACATCCTTGGCCCTCAGAACGTCGAGCTCGATCGTCAGAACCCTGACATCCTCGCACCCCCAACTACAGATAGCGGTTCGGt CGAGAACgtcaaatggccattcaGTCTGTCACACAACCGTATTCAGGATGGCGGTTGGGCGCGTCAGCAGAACG TCCATTCGATGCCAATCGCGACAACTATAGCTGGTGTAAATATGCGTCTGAAAGCAGGAACGATGCG ACTGGGCATCCCATATCCCCAAGGAAGTCTTGAGCCGGAACTTCAAGGTCAATGCCTCAGCTTTGATCACATTCCTGACCGCGAGTTGTATATGATCCCACTGCGGTACCGACGGGTACTCCCGAAGAAGAAGGG ATCAACGCCACGAA GTTCCGGGTGGAACAGTCAGGTCGTCGATTCACGCACATTCAAAGTCAGCAAGACTATTGCACTTGCAGAG GTGACTGTTGAGGTTGGAGGAATGCGTGAACTTCAT TGGCATCCAACCCAACCCGAATG TGAGGGAAATGCCCGCATCACTGTGTTTGCAGCTGAGGGTAACGCACGCACTTTCAATTATCAACCGGGAGATATCG GTTATGTCCCGCCATCATTCGGGCACTATGTTGAGAACATTGGAAACACAACGCTCAAGCTCCTTGAAATTTTCAACTCCGACAAGTATGAAGACATTTCACTGAATCAATGGCTGGCGCTCACACCGCCTGATATGGTCAAG GCTCACCTACAGCTGAGCGACGACACCATTAGCAAACTGCAAAAGTAA
- a CDS encoding Retrotransposable element Tf2 protein, giving the protein MATPPYVKLGEVSLERITSLLLGLLGQVEHLERKVEEVQEAGVEARTNLENISQAVNTVKDGLRSLQLHGPRTPEDTKPPAVEATPRPFSKANPIGLTSWVSFWPKPSKGLPAFAQPTPVQAVPPRVPSPPTSPRLQSPIGAPAPLPLAPAAHYPAPVKVDHPNAYTGKIGSKAKQWLTRMLAWTRLNLRMFPTDQEVLSFLLMNMKDSTRAWAHPHLDQLGSHWAIIQTVEGFKMEFLAAFGNPDATRAAERKITTLTQSGTCADYITKFRTLAMELDWNDAAL; this is encoded by the exons atggcaaccc CCCCCTATGTCAaacttggggaagtctccctcgaACGGATCAcaagcctcctccttggcctccttggccaagttgagcatCTTGAGCGGAAAGTGGAAGAAGTCCAAGAAGCAGGGGTTGAGGCCCGCACCAATcttgagaacatctctcaagccgtcaatactgtcaaggatgggcttagaagcctccaacttcACGGGCCCCGGACCCCAGAAGATACAAAACCCCCGgccgtggaagcaacgccacgcccctttTCAAAAGCCAACCCTATTGGATTGACTAGTTGGGTCTCATTCTGGCCCAAACCATCCAAGGGGCTCCCCgcctttgcccaacccactcctgtccaagcagtgcccccgcgagtcccatctccccctacatctccgcgtctccaatccccgattggagcacctgcccctctccctctggctccagcagcccactaccccgctccggtcaaggttgaccaccccaatgcctacacaggcaaaataggaaGCAAGGcaaagcagtggctgaccaggatgctggcctggacccgccttaacttgcggatgttcccaaccgaTCAGGAGGttctatccttcctcctgatgaacatgaaggactccACCAGGGCATGggcccatccacaccttgaccagcttggatcacactGGGCTATCATTCAAACGGTCGAGGGCTTCAAAATggaattcctggcagcatttggcaaccctgacgccacaagggccgctgaGCGGAAAatcaccaccctcacccagtccggcacttGCGCAgactatatcacaaagttcaggaccttggccatggaactggactggaatgacgcgGCCCTttga
- a CDS encoding Retrotransposable element Tf2 protein has product MSTGQSNTGSKKLSNNPNFVLEEEQNRRRAAGACIKCGKLGHKFAECHTGWKATPIKDKGKAKETAKIGKDSKYQLGKEISPLFTISIKPEKQADPLEVLIDSGATSLFLHPHTAEALRLPLIDLPTPRTVTMLDGSSPQAGKIWKKAILTFSFDGKQMTETFLICNTGSHAAILGLKWLDAHNPEIDWNLRTLSFPHTPPEQVTIAEEEEANKNPLEGVPPEYHQYAKVFGEEEFNKLPPHRHYNIGIKLTEEGPLNSPLYSMTDAESATLKDWLRDELKAGKIQPSKSSISSPVMFVPKKDGSRRLVVDYQRLNNRTKKNVYPLPRPDDLMAQLCGAKIFTKLDLRWGYNNVRVKEGDEWKTAFQTKYGLYESLVMTFGLTNAPAAFQHFMNKLFKDLLDVCVIIYLDDILIYSKDNASHTRHVHEVLRRLMENQLFCKASKCTFHVTSVEYLGIIVSDKGFSLDKLKIQAVQEWPTPTKIKEVQSFLGFANFLRRFIANFSHMARPLHNLVKKDTPWKWDTKEQEAFQGLKDAITNAPVLCHADPAKPYFLETDASGAALGSILSQRQEDGCLHPLGFLSESFKGAKQNYDTHNKELLAIICSFEYWRIFLEGTLYPITVFTNHCNLEYWKESRTFNRRHARWHLLLAGYNFQIVYRPGKQSGKPNALSQRSDHADIPPANQTMLPNPVFTNVALVTPERELQRQIKGALDQDKSLEEILQFLQNESKAPPSIKRAFKDYKMEAGLLFYQGQIVVPDVGTLRTELLCIFHDSPLAGHPGRQQTLELICRNYYWPGIRANTYWHVDSCETCQRICKPKYASIPLQPLEIPSRPWQHISYDMIVDLPKDGNFDSILVIIDSFTKYGIFIKCSKKLKAPKLADLFLENVWKRHGMPEKTISDRGRVFNNKFLKALYKRLGIDPHYSSAYHPQSDGQTEQVNPSIEHFLRAYSGINQRDWTKWLPMAEFAYNNAVHSSTGKTPFKALYGWEPTLTPSNVPTDVPEADNLAQAMEAQWKEVESALQQSKQRMVAGEDGNPVEFEIGEEAWLDSRNVNLKTLSPKLTKQRLGPFKVIEKISNRAYQLKLPPTMRIHNVFYVGLLSKVKRDKKRTFENCPPPVTIDGEEEYEVEGITDAKERNGEWFFQVKWKEKYKKDMKKKALGAAKALRGGAVS; this is encoded by the exons atgAGTACCGGCCAGTCAAACACCGGTTCTAAGaagctctccaacaacccaaactttgtgttggaagaagaacaaaaccgccgccgcgccgccggcgcttgcatcaagtgcggcaaattaggtcacaagtttgcggaatgccacacgggctggaaggccacccctatcaaggataaggggaaggctaaagagaccgccaagattggcaaagactccaagtaccaattgggaaaaga aatctccccacTCTTCACTATTTCAAtcaagccagagaaacaagcggaccccttagaagtcctgatagattcaggcgccacatcattGTTCCTACACCCACACACTGCTGAGGCATTACGCCTACCCCTCATAGACCTCCCTACACCCcgcaccgttactatgcttgatgggtcgagcccccaggctggcaaaatctggaagaaggccatactgaccttttcctttgatggcaaacaaatgacagagaccttcctaatctgcaaCACAGGATCTCACGCCGCTATCCTAGGATTGAAGTGGTTAGacgcccacaacccggagattgattggaatctgcgcaccctctcctttcctcaCACCCCACCGGAACAAGTAACCATTgccgaagaggaggaagccaacaaaaaccctcttgaaggagtaccccctgaGTACCATCAGtatgctaaggtatttggggaagaagaattcaacaagctcccTCCGCACcggcattacaacattggaaTCAAGCTCACGGAAGAAGGGCCCCTCAACTCCCCCCTCtacagtatgacagacgctgagtccgccacactcaaggactggctcagggacgagttgaaagctgggaagatccaaCCCAGTAAATCCTCAATCAGttcccccgtcatgtttgttccaaaaaaggatggttcccgccgatTAGTAGTTGATTACCAACGCCTAAAtaaccggacaaaaaagaacgtttacccgctaccccgtcctgatgacctcatggcccagctctgcgGCGCCAAGATATTCACCAAATTagatctaagatggggttacaacaacgtccgtgtcaaggagggtgacgaatggaaaactgccttccaAACAAAGTATGGCCTTTACGAGTCCCTGGTGATGACCTTTGGTTTAACAAATGCCcccgccgccttccagcacttcatgaacaaactgttcaaggatttattggatgtatgcgtcatcatctaccttgatgacatcctcatttactccaaggataaCGCTTCCCACACCCGGCACGTCCATGAAGTCCTACGGCGCCTTATGGAAAATCAACTGTTTTGTAAAGCCTCAAAGTGCACCTTCCACGTGAcatctgtggaatacctgggtaTTATTGTCTCGGATAAAGGCTTCAGtttggataagctcaaaatccaggctgtccaagaatggcctacTCCTACCAAAATCAAAGAGGTTCAATCATTCttgggatttgccaacttcctccgccGATTCAttgccaatttcagccacatggctaggccgttacacaacctagtcaagaaggacactccttggaaatgggatacaaaggaacaagaagctttcCAAGGGTTGAAGGACGcaatcaccaacgcccctgtcCTCTGCCATGCGGACCCTgccaaaccctacttcctggaaacagatgcatccggCGCGGCCCTTGGTtctatactcagtcaacggcAGGAAGATGGTTGCTTACACCCCCTTGGTTTCCTCTctgaatcattcaaaggagcCAAGCAGAATTATGACacacacaataaggagctcctagcaatcatttgctcctttgagtactggcgcatattcctggaagggacTCTATACCCCATCACCGTATTCACCAATCACTgtaacctggaatactggaaagAATCCCGGACGTTCAACCGCCGCCATGCAAGATGGCACCTTTTATTGGCCggatacaacttccagataGTATACCGTCCCGGCAAACAATCCGGTAAACCCAATGCCCTGTCACAACGTTCTGACCATGCGGACATTCCCCCTGCCAATCAAACCATGCTACCCAACCCCGTATTCACCAACGTTGCCCTAGTCACCCCTGAGAGGGAGCTCCAACGCCAAATCAAAGGCGCCCTTGACCAAGACAAATCACTAgaggaaatattacaattcctccaaaatgagtcaaaggcacccccgtccatcaaacgcgcgttcaaagattacaaaatggaagcgggcctactcttctaccaaggacaaattgtggtccctgacgttggaacGCTGAGAACGGAACTACTTTGTatcttccatgacagcccatTGGCTGGACACCCTGGGAGGCAGCAAACGTTAGAATTGATCTGCAGgaattactattggcctggcatccgcgCCAACACCTATTGGCAcgtggattcctgtgaaacctgccaGCGTATTTGCAAACCAAAGTATGCTTCAATTCCCCTGCAGCCACTAGAAATCCCatccagaccctggcaacatatctcttatgacatgatagtagatttGCCCAAGGACGGGAATTTTGACTCCATCTTGGTTATCATTGACAGCTTCACTAAGTACGGCATCTTCATCAAATGTTCAAAAAAGTTGAAAGCGCCCAAACtagcagacctattcctGGAAAATGTCTGGAAACGCCATGGGATGCCGGAAAAGACGATATCAGACAGGGGAAGGGTGTTCAACAATAAGTTCCTAAAAGCCCTGTACAAACGcttaggaatagacccccactacTCTTCAGCCTATCACCCCCAAAGtgatggacagacagaacaagtaaacccgtccattgaacacttcctaagggcatACTCTGGCATcaaccaacgggactggacaaaGTGGCTCcccatggcggaatttgcttACAATAATGCCGTACACAGTAGCACCGGAAAAACTCCtttcaaagccctgtacggatgggaacccaccttaaccccatccaacgtaccaacagatgttccagaagcagacaaccTTGCCCAGGCAATGGAAGcccaatggaaggaagtagaaTCCGCCTTACAGCAATCTAAGCAACGGATGGTAGCTGGAGAAGACGGAAACCCAGTagaatttgagattggagaggAAGCATGGTTGGACTCCAGAAACGTAAACCTCAAGACCCTGAGCCCAAAGCTAACCAAGCAACGCTTAGGACCATTCAAGGTCATCGAGAAGATCTCCAACCGCGCCTACCAACTCAAGCTACCTCCAACTATGCGTATCCACAATGTTTTCTATGTGGGGCTCCTATccaaggtcaaaagggacaagaagcgcacctttgaaaattgccccccaccagtcaccatagacggagaagaggaatatgaggtggaagggatcactgatgccaaagaaaggaacggagaatggttcttccaagtcaaatggaagg aaaaatacaaaaaggacatgaaaaagaaggcccttggcgctgccaaggcccttagagggggggcagtgtcgtag
- a CDS encoding Retrotransposable element Tf2 protein has product MNNLLKDLLDVCVIIYLDDILIYSKDDASHTQHVHEVLRRLLENQLFCKASKCTFHVSSVEYLGIIVLDKGFSLDKLKIQAVQEWPNPTKVKEVQSFLGFANFLCQFVANFSHLARPLHDLVKKDTAWNWGSKEQEAFQNLKNAITSAPVLCHVDPTKPYFLEMDASGAALGSILSQRQEDGRLHPLGFLSKSFKGAEQNYNTHDKELLAIICSFEYWRIFLEGTPHPITVFTNHQNLEWHLLLAGYNFQIVYRPGKQSGKPDALSQQADHADIPPEPQSMLPDPVFANIALVTPEKELQQQIESSLDQDKSLEEILQFLQNKSKAPPSIKRAFKDYEMEAGLLFYQGQIVVPDVGTLRTDLLHIFHDSPLAGHPGRQQTLELISRDYYWPGIHANTYWHMDSCETCQRVRKPRYASIPPQPLELPSRPWQHVSYDMIVDLPKDGNFDSILVIIDSFTKYGIFIKCSKKLKAPKLAELFLEHVWKQHGIPEKTVLDRGRVFNNKFLRALYKRLGIDPHFSSAYHPQSNGQTEQVNPSIEHFLRVYSGVNQRDWTRWLPMAEFAYNNAVHSSTGKTPFKALYGQEPTLTPSNVPTDVPEANDLAATMEEQWKEVEAALQQSKLQMVVGESGNPLEFELGEEAWLNAKNVNLKTLSPKLTEQHLGPFRVIKKISDRAYRLELPPTMRIHNVFYVGLLSKVKQDKKHTFENCPPPVTVDGEEEYKVEGITDAKERNGKWFFQVKWKGYGSKENTWEPWENLKNAEKILRKYKEDMKKKALGAAKALRGGAVL; this is encoded by the exons atgaacaacctgctCAAGGACCTGTTGGATGTAtgtgtcatcatctaccttgatgacatcttgatctACTCAAaagatgacgcatcccacacaCAGCATGTCCATGAGGTTCTGCGGCGCTTACTGgaaaaccaactgttctgcaaggcctcaAAATGTACATTCCACGTCTCCTCCGTAGAAtacttgggaatcattgtattggataaagggtttagtctggataagctcaaaatccaggcagtacaagaGTGGCCAAACCCTACCaaggttaaagaagtccagtcattccttgggtttgccaacttcctttgccaatttgttgccaactttagtcacCTGGCCAGACCACTACATGATCTGGTCAAAAAGGATACAGCATGGAATTGGGGTTCCAAGGAACAGGAGGCTTTCCAGAACCTGAAGAACGCAATCACTAGCGCACCAGTACTCTGTCATGTGGACCCTACCAAACCATACTTCTTGGAAATGGATGCTTCTGGCGCAGCCCTAGGAtctatactcagtcaacggcAGGAAGACGGACGCCTCCACCCTCTTGGCTTCCTATCCAAGTCATTCAAAGGGGCTGAGCAGAACTACAacacacatgacaaggagctcttAGCAATCAtctgctcctttgagtattggcgtatcttcctggaagggaccCCTCACCCAATCACAGTCTTCACCAATCACCagaacctgga atggcacctactactaGCTGgctataacttccagattgtgtaCAGGCCtggaaaacaatcaggaaaaccagatgccttgtCACAGCAAGCGGATCATGCAGATATTCCACCAGAACCCCAGTCTATGTTACCAGACCCAGTGTTTGCCAATATTGCCCTAGTCACCCCAGAGAAGGAGCTGCAACAACAAATTGAGTCATCCCTAGAtcaagacaagtccctggaggaaatcctccaattcctgcagaacaagtccaaagcacccccctccatcaaacgcgcgtttAAGGACtatgaaatggaggctggaCTGCTCTTCTatcaaggacaaattgtagtccctgacgttggaacaCTGAGAACAGACCTACTCCACATCTTCCATgatagccccttggcaggacacccaggaagACAGCAAACTCTAGAACTGATCtcaagggattactactggcccgggATCCATGccaacacatactggcacatggactcctgtgaaacatgTCAACGGGTAAGGAAGCCCAGATACGCATCAATACCGCCTCAACCCCTTGAGCTTCCTAGTAGACCATGGCAACACGTATCCTATGATATGATAGTGGACCTACCCAAGGACGGAAATTTTGactcaatcctggtcattattgacagcttcaccaagtacggtatcttcatcaaatgctccaaaaaactCAAAGCACCCAAACTAGCGGAGTTATTCTTGGAACATGTATGGAAACAACATGGAATCCCAGAAAAGACGGTTTTGGATAggggaagggtcttcaataacaaattcctgagggcattgtacaaacgcctaggaatagacccccacttctcttcTGCGTATCACCCTCAGAGCAATGGCCAGACAGAACAAGTGAATCCCTCAATAGAACATTTTCTTAGAGTGTACTCAGGGGTtaaccaaagggactggaccagatggctccccatggcagaatttgcgtaTAACAATGCAGTACATAGCAGTACAGGGAAGACGCCATTCAAAGCCCTATATGGTCAGGAACCCACCTTAACTCCGTCCAATGTCCCCACGGACGTACCAGAGGCCAATGATCTTGCTGCAACCATGGAGGAGCAGTGGAAGGAAGTTGAGGCCGCTCTCCAGCAATCCAAACTACAGATGGTTGTTGGAGAATCAGGAAATCCCTTGGAGTTTGAACTAGGAGAGGAAGCATGGCTcaacgccaagaatgtcaacctcaagaCTCTAAGTCCTaagctaacggaacaacaCTTAGGACCATTCAGGGTCATCaaaaaaatctccgaccgcgctTACCGGCTTGAACTCCCGCCAACCATGCGCATCCACAAtgtgttctatgtaggactacTATCAAAGGTTAAACAGGACAAGAAACATACCTTTGAAAATTGcccaccaccagtcaccgtggatggagaagaagaatacaaagttgaaGGAATAACGGATGCCAAGGAACGcaacggaaaatggttcttccaagtcaaatggaaggggtacgggtccaaagaaaacacatgggaaccttgGGAAAACCTGAAAAATGCGGAGAAAATTCTGAGGAAGTACAAAGAAgatatgaagaagaaggcccttggcgctgccaaggcccttagagggggggcagtgttgtag
- a CDS encoding Reverse transcriptase (RNA-dependent DNA polymerase), whose product MLDGSSPQAGKIWKKAFLTFSLDGKKMTKTFLVCNTGSHAAILGLKWLGAHNPEIDWNMRTLTFPHAPPNNVAIAKEEEADKDPLEGVPSKYHQYAKVFGEEEFNKLPPHRHYNIGIELTEEGPLNLPLYSMTNAESTTLKDWLRDKLKAGKICPSKLSISSPVMFVPKKDGSRCLVVDYRCLNNQTKKNVYPLPRPDNLMAQLQGAKVFTKLDLRWGYNNIRVKEGDKWKTAFCTKYALYKSLVMTFCYGYDVSSLICTYFINYTSNLTVNK is encoded by the coding sequence atgcttgatgggtcaagcccccaggctggcaaaatctggaagaaggcattcctgaccttctcccttgatggcaagaaaatgaccaagaccttccttgtatgtaacacagggtctcacgccgccatcttgggattgaaatggttgggtGCACACAACccggaaattgattggaatatgcGCACTCTCACCTTCCCTCATGCACCTCCCAACaatgtggccattgccaaagaggaagaagcagataaggacccccttgaaggagtaccctccaagtaccatcaatatgctaaggtatttggagaagaagaattcaacaaacttCCTCCCCACAGGCACTACAACATTGGCATAGAACTTACAGAAGAAGGACCCTTGAACTTGCCCTtatacagcatgaccaatgctgAATCtaccacactcaaggactggctcagggacaagctcaaggctggaaagatttgtcccagcaaattgtctatcagctcccctgtcatgtttgtgccCAAAAAAGATGGATCCCGCTGTCTTGTAGTAGATTACCGTTGCCTAAACAACCAGACCAAGAAAAATGTGTACCCGTTACCCCGtccagacaacctcatggcccaactccaaggtgccaaggtcttcaccaagttagacctaagatggggctacaacaacATCCGCGTTAAGgagggtgacaaatggaaaactgcgtTCTGCACTAAGTATGCCCTGTACAAAtcccttgtcatgaccttttgttatggatatgacgtttcttctttaatctgtacttattttattaattacactagtaacctcacagtaaacaaatga
- a CDS encoding Retrotransposable element Tf2 protein, with product MATRSWSSACPQSPLNQGQLGPTLPATAVESTSLKPEVYREISLSQAISLILGLQNQVLRLKRELEETKEATKEAQDWMGAVNQALTCIEARGGAPHTPEDRKPPAVKATPRPLPKTNTFPAPSAPLVAWANPSKAPPTFAQPTPALVKVDHPDAYTGKIGNKARQWLTRMLAWVRLNQRMFPTDQEVLLFLLMNMKDVAGAWAHPHLNQLGSHRALIQTVDKFRTEFLAAFGNPNATQAAKQQITQLTQTGTCAEYITKFRTITMDLDWNNAALCGQFARGLHWERPTTLLELQNAALVLDNALCEEHASHPPKGNKSGTLSTPNRGASTGQQATRPGCLSSNPNFVSKEEQNRRRAEGLCIKCGKLGHKFAECCTGWKAMPKEEGVKKEAAKVGKESGPELGKD from the exons atggcaacccgttcctgGAGCTCCGCTTgtccccaatcccctctcaatcaaggacagttgggacccactcttccggcaacTGCCGTTGAGTCAACAAGCCTCAAACCAGAGGTCTACAGGGAAATTTCCCTCagccaagcaatttcccttatcttgggattgcaaaaccaagtcctccggCTCAAGCGGGAACTTgaagaaaccaaggaagcaacaaaggaagcccaagactggatgggagcagtcaatcaagccctcacttgcattgaggctaggggtggagccccacatacaccagaagaccggaaacccccggcagtcaaggccacgcccaggcccttaccaaaaaccaacacttttccagcgcctagcgcaccccttgttgcctgggcCAATCCCAGCAAAGCTCCCCCtacctttgcccaaccaaccCCA GCCCTGGTCAAAgtggaccaccctgacgcctatacagggaagatagggaacaaagcccgccaatggctcacgcggatgttggcatgggtacgtctaaaccaacggatgttccccacggacCAGGAGGTCCTGTtgttcctcctgatgaacatgaaggacgtagcaggagcctgggctcacccccacctcaatcaacttgggtcccacagggccctgatccaaacagttgacaagttcaggacggagttcttggctgcatttgggaacCCCAATGCCACGCAAGCTGCCAAGCAGCAAATTACACaacttactcagacaggaacctgtgctgagtacatcacaaagtttaggaccattaccatggacctagactggaacaacgccgccctttgtgggcaatttgcacgtggcctccactgggag CGCCCCACAacactccttgagctgcaaaatgcgGCTCTGGTCCTTGATAACGCCCTCTGTGAGGAGcatgccagccacccgcctaagggtaataagtctggaacCTTgtccacccccaataggggggcaagtaccggccaacaggccacaagaccagggtGCCTCTCCagcaaccccaactttgtctccaaggaggaacaaaaccgccgcagggctgaaggcctatgcatcaagtgcggcaaattgggccacaaatttgcggaatgctgcactggctggaaagctatgcctaaggaggaaggcgtcaagaaagaagccgccaaggttggcaaagagtctggacccgaattgggaaaagactaa